The sequence aaatatgtCAGTTTAACTCGCATCATACTGGTAACTGAAATGAGAAAATCTGATATTTACCTTGTTTTGTAGTATTactctaaatattttatatatttgaataaaaaatctGCATTCTTGTAAAACCAATTGTAACCCAAACCACCACATAATTAAATACTACaaattttcttgtttgtttttgttaaaaatattgatcttgttttaaattttcattttataagttattttttgattaatattaattttgatattttctaatattatattaaatttaagaaactagttttatttgaaaaaaaatgtatgtGGTTTTATTTATACATGTACTTAAATTTAGTTTGAAGTATAAAATAATTAGtgcaataatttatttatttattatttagttaatattataattatacttATAGAAAATGTGaagatattagtttattttagttttacgttttataattaaaatttaataggaTACTAATTTAGGATAATAGGATACTAATTtacaaatttctttttaataagAGTCTGttacaaataaaatgaaaaatatatttataattaaagtcaaaagagattataaattatttgatttttagatTAATTACTTAAATgccatttgaaaatattttcattaatgaaaataaaaaaaatctaatatttaaATGTCATTTTTCGTAATATAgcacataaataattaaatattcaatatataGGTACTACTCTTTCATAACcgacttttcttttttattcaaacatttattttggtaataaacataatattttaaccTCTCACATTATAATTAGGTTATTAATGAGTGAGATAACTACCAATTGGTAATGTCTTTATTCTTCATTGCTACACTTTTAATTCTatacattattttgttttgcataattgtattttataagtCAGACGcatcaaaattttaaaccgAATGCAAATGCTATACTTACGAAAAATTACggtcatatataaaataaaattagtttgtaTCAATTTGATTGAATcccatatttataaaatggtcaTAAGCCTAGATTGACACCAATATATTGTTGAATAGTTAATAgaacttataaattatttactgATGGCATCTTCATCAAGAGTagttagtgtattttggattgTGCATTCTGGATATATTCGCCACCAGCCGGGGAATGAACTTCTAATTGCCGTTTTTGTAAGTATCTAGTCGCCACTTTTGAACAGAAGTCAATATATGATTCAATCTGCGACTAACTAGAAGTCGCgcaataaagataaaaaaacaatgtaaagataaaactaattttatgaCTTTTATGGCTTGTTTGCTACTTTCTTTTGATCATTTAGCATTTTGGCAGGATGCTTCACGGAAAAATATTTGCAACATACACGGGTAAGATGATTTTAATTCCGCAAAAAAGACTGATAATATTAGATTCATGTAATGGTTTCACTATGTCAAATATATATCACAGACATacgtaagaaataaaaacaaaataaggtGGAAATGATTAGTCCATTACATTTTCCTCTAATAGTTTTAAAACTCTCAGTCCATTGATATTCTATCTTTTATTTCTTCTCTTttataatataagtagtttaatagatatttttatttcaaaatataatttgttttcacATTTCAGCACAActttttacttattaaattttgtagaccaattaaattataaaaagtggTTTTCACAGTAAAAAGTGTGAAACTGatctcaatttttttctttttgtttcaacCCGCTAACTACATTTACACCCTTACtcattgagttttttttttgctaaaaaaataaTGGACATGCCCTTACTCTTTGAGTTGATAAGTTTAATCTGTATGGCTAATGGTATATTCGTAGGACCTACTTATCATTTCTACTATTTTCCATCTCGTATTTGGCTTAATTTGAGGGAACGGTAAATATTCTTCGCCATCTTCTTACCCTTTTTGATGTTTCAGATAAGGAGATACTACGACTATGGTTAATGGTAATTTAATGGCCAGTCTTAAGCACATGCAGAAAAACATTTGCTTGTGGCTCCAGATTTTATaaacctacttaaaatatacaAACACTTGGATCGAATTCATGCATGTCCTACGATAATTGGGGTTATTACGTGATATACAAAGATGTTATGAATTAGAAAAAGTTCATTATATCTAGTACGTTTGACTAGTTTAGTTGGCCCATAGGAAATTATCAACAATGTCAGTGGAATTCCATTGTCTTACATTCATCATGTCATCACTTGCTAAGTGTATTTATTAGCTAGGTTGAATCATGGATTTTTTCCTCCAAATGATGAAATGTGGCAAAGCTTCACTGCTCAACGAATTTTACATGATATTTCAATCATAAATCTCTACATCTACTAATAGTATATTGTCAAAAAGtggaaaaaaaactgttttttagaATATTGATTGATTTTACTAGCTTACCGCATAATGAAATCTAATAGTACCTCGAATACATTcaatgaaaatttaatttaattaccaATGAAGAACgtactcttttttttctgacaAAGAAGAACGTACTCGTTTTTACGGGACACAACTGATTATCTCTGCATCCATGTAAAatgtaacaaataaaaacttttctcaaaaagagaaaaaatacaAGAGAATATTTTGTCCGTCCCTTTAAATTAGCCGAGTCTATATCTTATTCAGCGATCTCGATTAttagaagcatatgataataTACCCGTCGTCTAGATTTCGgtacataaatataatttatataatctttGGTCTTCATTTAAAGATTGAAGTATTGAACTTAAGCCTAGCAAACTCGACCAGCTTTTCGATATCGGGCATGACAGGCTTGACTGCTTCATGGGAGTAGAATCTGTCTACCCAATGGAAAAGACCTGGTGTCGTTTCTGGATGTATGAACTTGACGCCGGTAAATTTCTCAAGAACCTTGAGAGGACCCAACATCGATCCGAAACCAATATCGATGAATCCGATGTTGTCTCCTCCAAAGAAGCCTCTTCCTTTGCTGCATTCTTGAAACGTTTCTTCCAATAGAGCCATACACATTTCTAGTTTTGCTATCGCAGCCTTTCTTTCCTCCTCGTCTTTTGCTACCGCCACTCCATTGATTGATGTGAAACACTATATCAAAGGTCAATACGattgtttaatttgattatttattaaaattactacaaaattctaaacaaaacaatactctaatagtacgaggcTTTTTGAAATGAAAATCAAAGTAAATTCATGCGGACTTGCCAATTAggcaatatcgtactaatcggagAATATAGAGTTTTACATGGACTTTAACAATCCCAACATACTCCTAGTAAGAACATGCTCTTAACCAAAAGTGATTTACGTCCTCTCGACCACCAACTCGCCAGTTACCAATGTAGAATTTTTAATATGTCCACtcgaaataattattttttatagtcCATTCTCGTTCTGAATCTTAATCATAATCTCAATGTATATATACCAcaattcttttaaaaaaggtaAGAGAATGTGGGATTGTAAGATTggctataaaatatttaaggtCTTCTAAATCTCAGATTCAGTTCTGGTATTAAAACAAACATGTCATAAAAATAAGATTGCTCATGGATTCATCATGACTTACGTGTTCGTCGATGTAGACGTCCCAAAAGCGAGCTACGGCACGATCAAATGGGTCTGAGGGAAGGATGGGAGGACCAGAGAGCCAAGTTTCATCGACGTACATGACGATGTTGAGAGATTCACGGATTGGTTTATTGCCGTGGATGAGTATAGGGATCTGTTTGTGGACAGGGTTGTAGTTTAACACGCTCTCCGAATTTAaactatcttcttcttcaagataCTCGTACGGTACACGCTTTAGGTTAAGTGCGATCCGAGTCCTCAGCACGAAAGGGCTAGGCCATGCTCCTAATAGCCTTACGTACTCATCACTGATTAGACCCATTACACTTTTGGCTGGTTTATACCTAAGAAGTTTTATAAGTTGGTTTCTGAAAACAAGAGAGATGATCAAACTCgcagctgtttttttttttgtgttggaTAAGTATTAAACAGCTGTGGCTTTGATGAGGTTTGGTCTCTGCGTTTGGCgtcaatatatatatgcacgagctcgtattttattttcttagatttCGGCACGCATGTCAGTCAAATAAAGCTTCGCTATATGCATGTGCCTGATAATAATAAAAgtacataaataaattaattg is a genomic window of Brassica napus cultivar Da-Ae chromosome A2, Da-Ae, whole genome shotgun sequence containing:
- the LOC125575029 gene encoding glutathione S-transferase U11-like, whose amino-acid sequence is MGLISDEYVRLLGAWPSPFVLRTRIALNLKRVPYEYLEEEDSLNSESVLNYNPVHKQIPILIHGNKPIRESLNIVMYVDETWLSGPPILPSDPFDRAVARFWDVYIDEHCFTSINGVAVAKDEEERKAAIAKLEMCMALLEETFQECSKGRGFFGGDNIGFIDIGFGSMLGPLKVLEKFTGVKFIHPETTPGLFHWVDRFYSHEAVKPVMPDIEKLVEFARLKFNTSIFK